One window of bacterium genomic DNA carries:
- a CDS encoding DUF2207 domain-containing protein, whose product FIGSAELYRARFAEQSRIFYDYLPYAIVFGLTDEWAKAFEGLQDLPEADWYTGTTGHLAAFTLADNLTRFTQESAGAIAATPASSGSSGFGGGGFSGGGGGGGGGGSW is encoded by the coding sequence GCTTCATCGGGAGCGCGGAGCTCTACCGCGCTCGCTTCGCCGAGCAGTCGCGGATCTTCTACGACTACCTGCCGTACGCCATCGTCTTCGGCCTGACCGACGAATGGGCGAAGGCGTTCGAGGGCCTCCAGGACCTGCCGGAGGCCGACTGGTACACCGGCACCACCGGCCACCTCGCCGCGTTCACGCTCGCGGACAACCTGACGCGCTTCACCCAGGAGAGCGCCGGCGCCATCGCCGCGACGCCCGCCAGCTCCGGGTCGAGCGGCTTCGGCGGCGGCGGGTTCTCCGGCGGCGGCGGTGGCGGTGGTGGCGGCGGCTCCTGGTAG